In Girardinichthys multiradiatus isolate DD_20200921_A chromosome 18, DD_fGirMul_XY1, whole genome shotgun sequence, a single window of DNA contains:
- the LOC124883730 gene encoding uncharacterized protein LOC124883730 isoform X1: MIRMHYSFDFAQQMHFPSNPLQPGPMYFLTPRKCGLFGVSCEGLQKQVNFLIDEGMSSGKGSNEVISYMHHFTHFGVGETDVDLHCDNCTGQNKNNFMLWCGAWRVAHKLHSTLNIHFLVAGHTKFAPDCGFGLIKQAYKRTRVVENSSPESRLNIPQLVGLEDGTVFVNMFYWQAHLNPYFRKLPQIKSYQHFSFDAKRLGVVLARTHSDAEPVSFQLLCDPDVLPPVDCFPAQLAPGLATDRQTYLYSKIRPFCSDEAQDITCPAPQSTTQNGTQKRMMV; this comes from the exons ATGATCAGGATGCACTACAGCTTTGACTTTGCACAGCAG ATGCACTTCCCCTCGAACCCACTGCAGCCTGGACCAATGTACTTCTTGACACCACGGAAATGTGGACTTTTTGGTGTCTCTTGTGAAGGCCTGCAGAAACAGGTGAATTTCCTTATTGATGAAGGCATGTCATCAGGGAAGGGGAGCAATGAAGTCATCAGCTATATGCACCACTTCACTCATTTTGGAGTTGGAGAAACTGATGTGGATCTTCACTGTGACAACTGCACtgggcaaaataaaaacaattttatgttGTGGTGTGGCGCCTGGCGGGTCGCACACAAGCTTCACTCCACACTGAATATCCACTTCCTCGTTGCTGGCCACACCAAATTTGCCCCGGACTGCGGCTTTGGGCTTATCAAACAAGCATACAAGAGGACCAGG GTAGTGGAAAACAGCTCGCCAGAAAGTCGCCTCAACATCCCACAGCTGGTTGGACTGGAAGATGGCACGGTGTTTGTCAACATGTTTTATTGGCAGGCACACCTGAATCCCTACTTCCGAAAGCTCCCACAGATCAAGAGTTATCAGCACTTCAG CTTTGATGCCAAAAGACTTGGTGTGGTCCTAGCTAGGACTCACAGCGACGCAGAgcctgttagctttcagctgTTGTGTGACCCGGACGTTCTACCCCCTGTCGACTGTTTTCCTGCCCAGCTTGCACCTGGGCTGGCCACGGACAGACAGACTTATCTTTATTCAAAGATTAGGCCTTTCTGTTCCGATGAAGCGCAGGACATTACATGCCCAGCACCACAAAGCACAACACAGAATGGCACACAGAAGAGGATGATGGTGTGA
- the LOC124883730 gene encoding uncharacterized protein LOC124883730 isoform X2 produces MIRMHYSFDFAQQMHFPSNPLQPGPMYFLTPRKCGLFGVSCEGLQKQVVENSSPESRLNIPQLVGLEDGTVFVNMFYWQAHLNPYFRKLPQIKSYQHFSFDAKRLGVVLARTHSDAEPVSFQLLCDPDVLPPVDCFPAQLAPGLATDRQTYLYSKIRPFCSDEAQDITCPAPQSTTQNGTQKRMMV; encoded by the exons ATGATCAGGATGCACTACAGCTTTGACTTTGCACAGCAG ATGCACTTCCCCTCGAACCCACTGCAGCCTGGACCAATGTACTTCTTGACACCACGGAAATGTGGACTTTTTGGTGTCTCTTGTGAAGGCCTGCAGAAACAG GTAGTGGAAAACAGCTCGCCAGAAAGTCGCCTCAACATCCCACAGCTGGTTGGACTGGAAGATGGCACGGTGTTTGTCAACATGTTTTATTGGCAGGCACACCTGAATCCCTACTTCCGAAAGCTCCCACAGATCAAGAGTTATCAGCACTTCAG CTTTGATGCCAAAAGACTTGGTGTGGTCCTAGCTAGGACTCACAGCGACGCAGAgcctgttagctttcagctgTTGTGTGACCCGGACGTTCTACCCCCTGTCGACTGTTTTCCTGCCCAGCTTGCACCTGGGCTGGCCACGGACAGACAGACTTATCTTTATTCAAAGATTAGGCCTTTCTGTTCCGATGAAGCGCAGGACATTACATGCCCAGCACCACAAAGCACAACACAGAATGGCACACAGAAGAGGATGATGGTGTGA